Part of the Burkholderia humptydooensis genome, TTCGCCGACGAGCCAGCCGCCCGCGCCCGCGATGCGCGCATCGAGCGCGCCGTACGCGGCGTCGAGCTGGCCGAGCACGCGGTCGAGCCAAGGCTGGTGCTGTTTTTCGCCCGGCCGCAGGCCATGCTCGTAGACGACCTGCACCGTCTTTTCGGCCGCCGCGAGCGCGAGGCCCGTCAGTTCCAGCACGCGCACGCGGGCCGGCGGATCGTCGGGCATCAGCCGCCGCTGCGGCGCGACGAGCCGGTCGAGGTAATCGACGATCAGCGACGAATCGACGAGCATCGTGCCGTCGTCGGTAAAGAGCGTCGGCGCCTTCACGACCGGATTGAGCGACTTGAACGCGTCGAACTGGCGAAACACCGATATCGAGTGATGCTCGAACGGCAGACCGAGCAGCTTCGCCGAAATCGCGACGCGGCGGACGAACGGGGAATCCAACATGCCAATCAGCTTCATCGGTAACGCTCCGCGTGACGTGGGGGGACCGACGACTTTAGCGCGTCGCGCGCGCTTCGCCTAGCGCCTGTTCACGTTCATGACGGGCTTGCGCCGGCCGCCCGCCGAGGCCACGTGACGCGATACGACATGATCCGGTTTGGCCGGACCGGGCCGGGCTCGGCTCGATGCGCGCGGCCGCGCGAGCCCGTCACTGCTCGCGCAGCCACGCCGCGCCGAGCGGCCACAGCGCGCGATTGTCGTCGCGGAAATAGCCGAAGTGGCCGATCGCGTGCTGTCGGCGATCCGGCGAGATCTCGCGATGCTCGACCTGCGCGCTCGAATAGAAGTGATGCAGCGCCTGCACCGCGGCGGGCGGCGCCATCCAGTCGTCGCTGACCGTGTACGCGAGAATCCGGCCGCGGAAGCCGCGAAAGTGCTCGCGCAGCGGGCGGCCTGCGCCGTCGACCAGATAGTCCGGGTGGCGGCACCAGCGCGCCCACTCGCGCATCACGCCGGATGGCAGATCGGCGCCGTGCGCGAGGCCGGCGCGCCGCGCCGGCAGATGCGACAGCACGTCGCCCAGCACCGGCGCGATGCCGAACCACAGCGGCGCGAGCATCAGCCGGCGCGGCCACGGCCAGAGCCGCCAATAGCCGCTCGGACAGCAGATCGACAGCAGCGCCGCCGCGCGGCCGTTGTTATAGGCGAGGCCGAACATCTGGCCGCCGACGCTGTGCGCGACCGCGAGCAGCCGATGCGACGGCGCGCGCGCGGCCAGGTGATCGAGCGCAGCCGGCAGATCGGCCTCGCCCCAGTCGCGCAGCGTCGCGGCGTCGGCCTCGGCGGGCGGCTTGCGCGAATCGCCGACGCCGCGATAGTCGTAGGTCAGCACGGTGAAGCCGTCGCTCGCCAGGAAGCGCGCGTAGCGCTCGTAGAAGCCGCGCGGCACGCCGAGCGCGCCGTTCATCAGCACGCTGCGGCCGTTGCTCGCCGACGGCGCGCCCGGCGCATAGAAAGTCCCCGTCAGCAGCCGGCCGTCCAGTGCGGCAAACCGTGTCGTCTCGGCCGTGATCGGCGGTCGTTCGTGCATCGACATCCTCGCTATCGAGCGGCTATTGTGCAAGCGAACGCGATCGGCCGCCAGCCGCCCTCCGATTCGACGGCGCGGCGGCGAACCGGAACCGGTTGCGGCGGCCGCGCCGGTCCGACCGGCGCGGCGAAGTCGGCGACGCTGCCCAACGCGGGCATCGCGACGCACGCGACGGCGCGACACGTCCCGCGCTCACGCCGCCCACGGCCAGCGCGCAGCCAGCAATCTGCGCCCGCGCGCCGTGACCGTCGCCCGTTATCGGCGCGCCAGGCCGTAGAGCCGCCAGAATTCCGTCGCATACGACCGCGCGAGCTGCGGCGCGCGATAGAACACGTTGAAGTTGCCCGCCGCGCGCTCGTCGCGGGTCTGCGCGAAGCTCGCGCTGCCGAGCACGACCGCATCGACGCGCCGCCCACGACCAGCACGCGCGCGCGTGCGCGGTGGATCAGATCGACTTCGACCTCGGTCGAGCCGGCGTCGGCCAAACGCCGAAGCTGCGCATAGCAATGCGCAGAAAGAGGAGAAAACGGGAGCGAGACGAACGCGGTAGGTCATGGGGCGGCAATTGTAGCCACCTCCCGTTTCCTTGCAAACCGTTTTGCCGAGAAGCGGCGCGCGACGCGCGCTATGCGTCGAGATCGACACGGGAAAGCCACGCGCGCACGCCGTCCCACGAGCGGAAATCGGCCAGGCTGCGCGCCGGCAGCGCGGGATACGCGGCGGCCGCCATCTCCGCGAGCGCGCGGCCCGGACCGAGTTCGACGAACGCGCGCGCGCCCGCCTCGACGCAGCCCGCGACGCACGCGGCCCAGTCGAGCGGCTCGGCGATCTGGCGCGCGAGCTTGTCGACGCCCGCCGCGACGTCGAGCACCGGCGCGCCGTCGATGCCGGACACGAGCCGCGTGCCGGGCGTCGGCGCGCGCGCGATGCGCGCG contains:
- a CDS encoding glutathione S-transferase family protein; amino-acid sequence: MKLIGMLDSPFVRRVAISAKLLGLPFEHHSISVFRQFDAFKSLNPVVKAPTLFTDDGTMLVDSSLIVDYLDRLVAPQRRLMPDDPPARVRVLELTGLALAAAEKTVQVVYEHGLRPGEKQHQPWLDRVLGQLDAAYGALDARIAGAGGWLVGERITQADVTVAVAWRFTQFMKGDYPDLARIDPARYPALAALSARAEALPEFESTPLD
- a CDS encoding alpha/beta hydrolase family protein, whose amino-acid sequence is MHERPPITAETTRFAALDGRLLTGTFYAPGAPSASNGRSVLMNGALGVPRGFYERYARFLASDGFTVLTYDYRGVGDSRKPPAEADAATLRDWGEADLPAALDHLAARAPSHRLLAVAHSVGGQMFGLAYNNGRAAALLSICCPSGYWRLWPWPRRLMLAPLWFGIAPVLGDVLSHLPARRAGLAHGADLPSGVMREWARWCRHPDYLVDGAGRPLREHFRGFRGRILAYTVSDDWMAPPAAVQALHHFYSSAQVEHREISPDRRQHAIGHFGYFRDDNRALWPLGAAWLREQ